A single Anopheles arabiensis isolate DONGOLA chromosome 2, AaraD3, whole genome shotgun sequence DNA region contains:
- the LOC120908632 gene encoding uncharacterized protein LOC120908632, which produces MAFMMPVMKNEFDIYKGRQRRISECSNQSNCRSRKVSESSRSDCPSLSTSPGTEGFMSSSPAHRSHPMYMSHLASRSQFSRNSSRTSQSSLIASSPSKASAGSSPPKGAAGPAVPAAAAAAGSQSSLNKFHSRLVDKLRKSLRKSKSSDGRS; this is translated from the coding sequence ATGGCTTTCATGATGCCGGTGATGAAGAACGAGTTCGACATCTACAAGGGGCGCCAGCGGCGGATATCGGAATGCTCGAACCAGAGCAACTGCCGGTCGCGCAAGGTGTCGGAAAGCTCGCGCTCCGACTGCCCCAGCCTGTCCACGTCGCCCGGCACCGAAGGGTTCATGTCGAGCTCGCCGGCCCACCGCAGCCACCCGATGTACATGTCCCATCTGGCCTCCCGGTCGCAGTTTTCCCGCAACTCGTCCCGCACCTCGCAAAGCTCCCTGATCGCGTCCAGCCCGTCGAAAGCGAGCGCGGGCAGCAGCCCGCCGAAGGGTGCGGCCGGACCGGCCGTaccggcagcggcggcggccgccggcAGCCAGAGCAGCCTCAACAAGTTCCACAGCCGGCTGGTCGACAAGCTGCGAAAGTCGCTGCGCAAGAGCAAGTCGTCCGATGGCCGGTCATGA
- the LOC120894062 gene encoding protein maelstrom homolog, with protein MPKKNGFFYFMLDYKKREEAKGRKFSGLDQVAPIAGEVWKKMNAQQREPYNVQAKQDVLNTSGGKGKITNIGIPISEITQEKRDRESKAERLKKLVSTLVMNAASKNVLEKQEFYFISMAYFCRTNTGVHLPAELAVVRYSLEGGVKDKLHMFINPGRLPIGMAYDAQRHAEEDHQLPLPPNAMGVSDYGDVAMRLFSFLLQNDDMPLLFTDETDVPRVESMLEHILSDHLSEIELRICPLAELFFRLKQNVELYMMDQTTFPSVYIAQQIITKDVYDYTKGISCDYHEEKDNVLYCPLSRCIRWAYIISDNCCQDMGIEPIPGKHVPLNANTNPTACTYDLSSYVSAHDDRDSFVSGSNVSRFTNPLTGDSYASSQLPASAGRGAKRFGPGGSSRANSSSSAVRSHFESVEESINTNSSLESSSLESSSQSDDKTELHESLKRSAAWESNSSMAGGSAWGPETKSPASSSFRGAGRGRGQLLEEFPPLAGVGGRGRARRFL; from the exons atgccgAAAAAGAAcggtttcttttattttatgctCGACTACAAGAAGCGCGAAGAGGCCAAGGGACGAAAGTTCAGCGGCCTGGATCAGGTGGCACCCATTGCTGGCGAAGTATGGAAG AAAATGAACGCCCAGCAGCGTGAACCGTACAACGTGCAGGCGAAGCAGGACGTGTTAAACACGAGCGGTGGCAAGGGCAAGATAACCAACATTGGCATACCGATCAGCGAAATTACGCAGGAAAAACGCGACCGGGAGAGCAAAGCGGAACGGCTGAAAAAGCTCGTCAGCACGCTGGTGATGAATGCTGCATCGAAAAATG TGCTTGAAAAGCAAGAGTTTTACTTCATTTCCATGGCCTACTTCTGTCGGACGAACACTGGCGTCCATCTGCCGGCCGAGCTGGCCGTCGTGCGGTACAGTCTCGAGGGTGGCGTAAAGGACAAGCTCCACATGTTCATCAATCCGGGCAGGCTGCCGATCGGGATGGCGTACGATGCGCAGCGGCACGCCGAGGAGGACCAccagctgccgctgccgccgaaCGCGATGGGCGTGTCGGATTACGGTGACGTGGCGATGAGGCTGTTCTCCTTTCTGCTGCAGAACGACGACATGCCGCTACTGTTCACCGACGAGACCGATGTGCCCCGGGTGGAAAGCATGCTGGAGCACATTCTGAGCGACCATCTCAGCGAGATTGAGCTGCGCATCTGCCCGCTGGCGGAGCTGTTCTTTCGGCTGAAGCAAAACGTCGAGCTGTACATGATGGACCAGACCACCTTCCCGTCCGTGTACATTGCGCAGCAAATCATCACCAAGGACGTGTACGACTACACCAAGGGCATCAGCTGCGACTACCACGAGGAGAAGGACAACGTGCTGTACTGCCCGCTGTCCCGGTGCATCCGCTGGGCGTACATCATCTCGGATAACTGCTGCCAGGACATGGGCATCGAGCCGATTCCCGGGAAGCATGTGCCGCTGAACGCCAACACCAACCCGACCGCCTGCACCTACGATCTGTCCTCGTACGTGTCGGCGCACGACGACCGGGATTCGTTCGTGTCCGGGTCCAACGTCAGCCGCTTCACGAACCCGCTGACCGGGGATTCCTACGCCAGCAGCCAGCTGCCGGCGTCGGCGGGCCGAGGTGCAAAGCGTTTCGGCCCGGGCGGCAGTTCGCgggccaacagcagcagcagtgcggtACGGTCGCACTTTGAAAGCGTCGAAGAGTCGATCAATACAAACAGCTCGCTTGAAAGCAGCTCGCTGGAAAGCAGCTCGCAAAGCGACGATAAGACGGAGCTGCACGAAAGCCTCAAACGTTCGGCCGCGTgggaaagcaacagcagcatggcGGGTGGCAGTGCCTGGGGCCCGGAAACAAAGTCACCCGCCAGTAGCAGCTTCCGTGGGGCGGGCCGTGGACGGGGCCAGCTGCTGGAGGAGTTTCCACCGCTTGCCGGCGTTGGTGGACGTGGCCGCGCTCGGCGGTTCCTGTGA